In the Streptomyces sp. NBC_00525 genome, one interval contains:
- a CDS encoding endonuclease: MSASTTVRRLLDEHGRTYADEAGIRLRDTPMPLYQLLTLCVLLSVRIKADIAVAAARELSAAGMRTPRAMADADWQDRVDALGRAHYRRYDESTATALGDGARLVLDRYRGDLRRLRQDAGGDPGKLRELLREFPRIGPVGADIFSREAQGLWPELRPAFDRRAQDAAEGLGLPHTPDRLAALVEDEDLPRLAAALVRVGLSS, from the coding sequence ATGTCCGCATCGACGACCGTGCGCCGCCTGCTGGACGAGCACGGCCGGACGTACGCCGACGAGGCCGGCATCCGGCTGCGCGACACGCCCATGCCGCTGTACCAACTGCTCACGCTGTGCGTGCTCCTCTCGGTCCGCATCAAGGCCGACATCGCGGTGGCCGCCGCCCGCGAACTCTCCGCCGCCGGGATGCGCACCCCCCGCGCGATGGCGGACGCCGACTGGCAGGACCGGGTGGACGCGCTGGGCCGCGCCCACTACCGGCGCTACGACGAGAGCACCGCCACCGCCCTCGGCGACGGCGCCCGGCTCGTCCTCGACCGGTACCGCGGCGACCTGCGCCGGCTGCGCCAGGACGCCGGGGGAGACCCGGGGAAACTGCGCGAACTGCTGCGCGAGTTCCCCCGGATCGGGCCCGTGGGCGCCGACATCTTCAGCCGCGAGGCCCAGGGGCTGTGGCCCGAACTGCGCCCGGCGTTCGACCGGCGCGCCCAGGACGCCGCCGAAGGACTCGGGCTGCCGCACACCCCGGACCGGCTCGCCGCCCTCGTCGAGGACGAGGACCTGCCCCGGCTCGCCGCAGCGCTCGTCCGGGTCGGGCTCTCCTCCTGA
- a CDS encoding enolase C-terminal domain-like protein has protein sequence MTPRPGGADAPLVDRVETAVYTVPTDAPEGDGTLAWDETTLILVTVGSGRTHGLGYTYGAPATAAAVDQLLAGIVTGRSAWDVPAANEAMSRAVRNAGRPGLVAQALSAVDIALWDLKARLLDLPLTRLLGATVPEVPVYGSGGFTPYDDARQDRQLRDWAQTRGIPRVKIKIGESWGREERRDLHRIAAARRSIGDTAELYVDANGAYTRKQAIRVARAFEEYGVTWYEEPVSSDDPTGLARIGAATTADVAAGEYGYALPHFWHLVTAGAVDCLQADATRCGGITGWLRAAALAEAAGLDISGHCAPHVHAHAAAAVPNLRHLEWFHDHVRIEDMFFDGALDPAGGTVRPGTSGAPGHGLEPRTETAERYRVR, from the coding sequence GTGACCCCGCGCCCCGGCGGTGCGGACGCCCCCCTGGTCGACCGGGTCGAGACCGCCGTGTACACCGTGCCCACCGACGCCCCGGAGGGCGACGGCACCCTGGCCTGGGACGAAACCACCCTGATCCTGGTCACGGTGGGCTCCGGCCGGACGCACGGCCTCGGCTACACCTACGGGGCGCCCGCCACCGCCGCGGCCGTCGACCAGCTCCTCGCCGGCATCGTCACGGGCCGCAGCGCCTGGGACGTCCCCGCCGCCAACGAGGCCATGAGCCGGGCCGTCCGCAACGCCGGCCGCCCCGGCCTCGTCGCCCAGGCGCTGTCCGCCGTCGACATCGCCCTCTGGGACCTCAAGGCCCGCCTCCTGGACCTGCCGCTGACCCGGCTCCTCGGCGCCACCGTCCCCGAGGTCCCCGTCTACGGCAGCGGCGGCTTCACCCCGTACGACGACGCACGGCAGGACCGGCAACTGCGCGACTGGGCACAGACCCGGGGAATCCCGCGCGTCAAGATCAAGATCGGCGAGTCGTGGGGCCGCGAGGAGCGCCGCGACCTGCACCGGATCGCCGCCGCCCGCCGCAGCATCGGCGACACCGCCGAGCTGTACGTGGACGCCAACGGCGCCTACACCCGCAAACAGGCCATCCGCGTGGCGCGGGCCTTCGAGGAGTACGGCGTCACCTGGTACGAGGAACCCGTCTCCTCCGACGACCCCACCGGGCTCGCCCGGATCGGGGCCGCCACCACGGCCGATGTCGCCGCCGGCGAATACGGCTACGCCCTGCCCCACTTCTGGCACCTGGTCACCGCCGGCGCCGTGGACTGCCTCCAGGCCGACGCCACCCGCTGCGGCGGCATCACCGGCTGGCTGCGCGCCGCCGCCCTCGCGGAGGCCGCCGGACTCGACATCTCCGGGCACTGCGCACCGCACGTCCACGCCCACGCCGCCGCGGCCGTCCCCAACCTCCGCCATCTGGAGTGGTTCCACGACCACGTCCGCATCGAGGACATGTTCTTCGACGGCGCGCTCGACCCGGCCGGCGGCACCGTCCGCCCCGGCACCTCCGGCGCACCCGGCCACGGACTGGAACCCCGCACCGAGACCGCGGAACGCTACCGCGTCCGGTGA
- a CDS encoding thiamine pyrophosphate-requiring protein, whose protein sequence is MATKVSDYILQRLREWDVDHVFAYAGDGINGLLAAWGRAENKPKFIQARHEEMAAFEAVGYAKFSGRAGVCAATSGPGAIHLLNGLYDAKLDHVPVVAIVGQTNRSAMGGSYQQEVDLLSLYKDVASEFCEMVTVPEQLPNVIDRAMRTAYAKRTVTAVIVPADVQELDYSPPTHAFKMVPSSLGASSYAPVPAEDDIARAADVLNAGEKVAILIGQGARGARAEVERLAEVLGAGVAKALLGKDVLPDDLPYVTGSIGLLGTRPSYELMQGCDTLLVIGSSFPYTQFLPELDQARAVQIDIDPFMIGLRYPFEVNLIGDARATLDALLPRLKRKKHGSWRKKIEKDTAKWWEVMRRRAAVEADPANPEYVVHALDALLPDNAVVAADSGSAANWYARHLRFRGSMRGSLSGTLATMGPGVPYVIGAKFAHPDRPAIALVGDGAMQMNGMAELITIAKYWQEWKDPRLVVAVLNNEDLNQVTWEMRAMSGAPQFLPSQSLPDVRYADFARSVGLDGQRVEKPEQVEDAWHRALACDRPFVIDFRTDPAVPPIPPHASLDQIEAAATAILKGDSDRAAMVRQGFKAKVQEILPGHHEGRSGK, encoded by the coding sequence ATGGCGACCAAGGTCTCCGACTACATCCTGCAGCGCCTGCGCGAGTGGGACGTCGACCACGTCTTCGCCTACGCCGGCGACGGGATCAACGGATTGCTCGCCGCCTGGGGGCGGGCGGAGAACAAGCCGAAGTTCATCCAGGCCCGGCACGAGGAGATGGCCGCGTTCGAAGCCGTCGGCTACGCCAAGTTCTCCGGCAGGGCCGGCGTCTGCGCCGCCACCTCCGGCCCCGGCGCGATCCACCTCCTCAACGGCCTGTACGACGCCAAACTCGACCACGTCCCCGTCGTCGCGATCGTCGGCCAGACCAACCGCAGCGCCATGGGCGGCTCCTACCAGCAGGAAGTGGACCTGCTGAGCCTCTACAAGGACGTCGCGTCCGAGTTCTGCGAAATGGTCACCGTCCCCGAACAGCTGCCCAACGTCATCGACCGCGCCATGCGCACCGCGTACGCCAAGCGCACCGTGACCGCGGTCATCGTCCCGGCCGACGTCCAGGAACTGGACTACTCGCCGCCCACCCACGCGTTCAAGATGGTGCCCTCCAGCCTCGGTGCGAGCAGCTACGCGCCCGTCCCCGCCGAGGACGACATCGCCCGCGCCGCCGACGTGCTGAACGCCGGCGAGAAGGTGGCCATCCTGATCGGGCAGGGCGCGCGGGGCGCACGCGCCGAGGTCGAGCGGCTGGCCGAGGTGCTGGGCGCGGGCGTCGCCAAGGCACTGCTCGGCAAGGACGTCCTGCCCGACGACCTGCCGTACGTGACCGGCTCCATCGGACTCCTCGGCACCCGCCCCAGCTACGAACTGATGCAGGGCTGCGACACCCTGCTCGTGATCGGCTCCAGTTTCCCGTACACCCAGTTCCTGCCCGAACTCGACCAGGCCCGCGCGGTACAGATCGACATCGACCCCTTCATGATCGGACTGCGCTACCCGTTCGAGGTCAACCTCATCGGCGACGCCCGCGCCACGCTCGACGCCCTGCTCCCGCGCCTCAAGCGCAAGAAGCACGGCTCCTGGCGCAAGAAGATCGAGAAGGACACCGCCAAGTGGTGGGAGGTCATGCGCCGCCGCGCCGCCGTCGAAGCCGACCCCGCCAACCCCGAGTACGTCGTCCACGCGCTCGACGCCCTCCTCCCGGACAACGCCGTCGTGGCCGCCGACTCCGGCTCCGCAGCCAACTGGTACGCCCGCCACCTCCGCTTCCGGGGCTCCATGCGCGGCTCCCTCTCCGGCACGCTCGCCACCATGGGCCCCGGCGTGCCCTACGTCATCGGCGCCAAGTTCGCCCACCCCGACCGGCCCGCCATCGCACTGGTCGGGGACGGCGCGATGCAGATGAACGGCATGGCCGAGCTGATCACCATCGCCAAGTACTGGCAGGAGTGGAAGGACCCGCGCCTCGTCGTCGCCGTCCTCAACAACGAGGACCTCAACCAGGTCACCTGGGAGATGCGCGCCATGTCCGGCGCCCCGCAGTTCCTGCCCTCCCAGTCGCTGCCCGACGTCCGCTACGCCGACTTCGCCCGCTCCGTCGGCCTGGACGGGCAGCGTGTCGAGAAGCCGGAGCAGGTCGAGGACGCCTGGCACCGCGCCCTGGCCTGCGACCGGCCGTTCGTCATCGACTTCCGCACCGACCCCGCGGTCCCGCCCATCCCGCCGCACGCGAGCCTCGACCAGATCGAGGCGGCCGCCACCGCGATCCTCAAGGGCGACAGCGACCGCGCCGCCATGGTGCGCCAGGGCTTCAAGGCCAAGGTCCAGGAGATCCTGCCCGGCCACCACGAAGGGCGTTCGGGCAAGTGA
- a CDS encoding SDR family oxidoreductase codes for MSQSVVITGASAGIGRAVARAFGARGADVALLARGRAGLDAAAREVEEAGGRALAVPVDAADHRAVEAAANEAVQAFGRIDVWVNVGFASVFAPFTEIEPEEYERVTRVTYLGFVNGTRAALAHMRPRDAGTIVQVGSALGERSIPLQSAYCGAKHAINGFTSSLRTELMHEGSNVRVTVVQMPAVNTPQFSWVLSRMRGRPQPVPPIYQPEVAADAVLHAADHPGRKQYYVGSSTVATLVANKFAAGLLDRYLARTGFDSQQTDEEGDNPDHNLWHPVDDTTDHGAHGTFDRESHRHDPQLWASRHPALAAALAAGAVSGATALGLRAARSR; via the coding sequence GTGAGCCAGAGCGTCGTCATCACAGGAGCGAGCGCAGGCATCGGCCGGGCGGTGGCCCGCGCCTTCGGGGCGCGCGGGGCCGATGTGGCCCTGCTCGCCCGAGGACGGGCCGGTCTCGACGCGGCCGCCCGCGAGGTGGAGGAGGCCGGCGGGCGCGCGCTGGCCGTCCCCGTCGACGCGGCCGACCACCGCGCGGTCGAAGCCGCGGCGAACGAGGCCGTACAGGCCTTCGGCCGGATCGACGTCTGGGTCAACGTCGGCTTCGCCTCCGTCTTCGCCCCCTTCACCGAGATCGAGCCCGAGGAGTACGAACGGGTCACCCGGGTCACCTATCTCGGGTTCGTCAACGGCACCCGCGCCGCGCTCGCCCACATGCGGCCGCGCGACGCCGGGACCATCGTCCAGGTCGGCTCGGCGCTCGGCGAGCGGTCCATCCCGCTCCAGTCCGCTTACTGCGGCGCCAAGCACGCCATCAACGGCTTCACCTCCTCGCTGCGCACCGAACTCATGCACGAGGGCAGCAACGTCCGCGTCACCGTGGTGCAGATGCCGGCCGTCAACACCCCGCAGTTCTCCTGGGTCCTGTCCCGGATGCGCGGCAGGCCGCAGCCCGTCCCCCCGATCTACCAGCCGGAGGTCGCCGCCGACGCCGTCCTGCACGCCGCCGACCACCCCGGCCGCAAGCAGTACTACGTGGGCTCCAGCACCGTCGCCACCCTGGTCGCCAACAAGTTCGCCGCCGGGCTCCTCGACCGCTACCTCGCCCGTACCGGCTTCGACTCCCAGCAGACCGACGAGGAAGGCGACAACCCCGACCACAACCTGTGGCACCCGGTGGACGACACCACCGACCACGGGGCGCACGGCACCTTCGACCGGGAGTCCCACCGCCACGACCCGCAACTGTGGGCCTCCCGCCACCCCGCCCTCGCCGCGGCCCTGGCGGCCGGAGCCGTCTCCGGCGCCACGGCCCTGGGACTGCGCGCGGCCCGGAGCCGGTGA
- the ligD gene encoding non-homologous end-joining DNA ligase: MTARKIPAISRPDKVLFPDDGITKADLAGYYRTMARRMLPQLRDRPLMLERFPDGIGGHGFMQKDVPDHFPDWVRRVELPKEGGTVSYPVADDTATLVYLAGQATITPHRFLSRADRPHHPDRLVFDLDPPGDDFAPVREAAHALHGLLDELELPSLVMTTGSRGLHVVVALDRRESFDAVRAFARAAADALVARRPDRFTTEARKKERGDRLYLDVQRNAYAQTAVTPYAVRARPGAPVAAPLSWEDLDDPALGARRWTLRDTDALLARNPWHDPPRPRSLRRARTLLDAPTP; this comes from the coding sequence GTGACGGCACGGAAGATCCCCGCGATCAGCCGCCCGGACAAGGTCCTCTTCCCGGACGACGGCATCACGAAGGCCGACCTCGCCGGGTACTACCGCACCATGGCCCGCAGGATGCTGCCCCAGCTCCGCGACCGCCCCCTCATGCTGGAACGCTTCCCCGACGGGATCGGCGGCCACGGCTTCATGCAGAAGGACGTCCCCGACCACTTCCCCGACTGGGTCCGCCGCGTCGAACTCCCCAAGGAGGGCGGCACCGTCAGCTACCCCGTCGCCGACGACACCGCGACGCTCGTTTACCTCGCCGGACAGGCCACCATCACCCCGCATCGCTTCCTCTCCCGCGCCGACCGCCCCCACCACCCGGACCGCCTGGTGTTCGACCTCGACCCGCCCGGCGACGACTTCGCCCCGGTCCGCGAAGCCGCCCACGCCCTGCACGGACTCCTGGACGAGCTGGAACTGCCGTCCCTCGTCATGACCACCGGCTCCCGCGGCCTGCACGTCGTGGTCGCCCTCGACCGCCGGGAATCCTTCGACGCCGTACGCGCCTTCGCCCGCGCCGCCGCCGACGCGCTCGTCGCCCGCCGCCCCGACCGCTTCACCACCGAGGCCCGCAAGAAGGAACGCGGCGACCGCCTCTACCTCGACGTCCAGCGCAACGCCTACGCCCAGACCGCCGTCACGCCCTACGCCGTCCGGGCCCGCCCCGGCGCCCCCGTCGCCGCCCCGCTGAGCTGGGAGGACCTCGACGACCCGGCGCTCGGCGCCCGCCGCTGGACCCTCCGCGACACCGACGCGCTCCTGGCGCGCAACCCCTGGCACGACCCGCCGAGGCCCCGCTCCCTGCGCCGGGCCCGCACCCTGCTCGACGCGCCGACCCCGTAG
- a CDS encoding glycoside hydrolase family 15 protein — MTRPHAPHHNPPPHVLREYALIADGERGALIGPQGDIAWLCAPRWDSGAVFAALIGGRGHYTVTPRARFVWGGSYEPGTLIWRNHWVTAHGVVECHEALAFPGDPRRAVLLRRVHAVEGDARVTVTLEPYAEYGAHPPRGVRHERPGVWSGRTGPLHWRWTGATDARPGSDGRHTTGLAAELTVPAGRHHDLVLELSADRPGEEPVDADRVWHATRDAWARAAQPLPDCLAPDDTRHAHTVLRGLTGASGGMVAAATTSLPERAEAGRNYDYRYVWMRDQCYAGQAAAAAGAHRLLDDAVRFVAARLHEDGPRLAPAYTVTGAPVPDQETLPLPGYPGGGHRIGNHVNRQFQLDAFGEALLLFAAAARAGRLGPDGRRAADIAVAAVEARHQEPDAGIWELDDRAWTHSRLICAAGLRALATTVRGPQAASWAGLADTLTARTAATSTHPTGRWQRAPDDPGLDAALLLPAVRGGIGARDPRTVRTLDAYRAELTHDYYAYRFRHDERPLAEAEGAFLLCGHLMALAEHQQGNEREAVRWFERNRAACGPPGLFTEEYDIGRRQLRGNLPQAFVHALMLETSVRLAAPAPTEGETS, encoded by the coding sequence ATGACCCGCCCGCACGCCCCGCACCACAACCCGCCGCCCCACGTACTGCGCGAGTACGCCCTGATCGCCGACGGGGAGCGCGGCGCGCTCATCGGCCCCCAGGGCGACATCGCCTGGCTGTGCGCCCCGCGCTGGGACTCCGGCGCGGTCTTCGCCGCCCTCATCGGAGGCCGCGGCCACTACACCGTCACCCCGCGCGCCCGCTTCGTCTGGGGCGGCTCCTACGAACCGGGCACCCTGATCTGGCGCAACCACTGGGTCACCGCGCACGGCGTCGTCGAGTGCCACGAGGCGCTGGCCTTCCCCGGCGACCCGCGCCGCGCCGTCCTGCTGCGCCGCGTCCACGCGGTGGAGGGCGACGCGCGGGTGACCGTGACCCTGGAACCGTACGCGGAGTACGGCGCCCACCCGCCGCGCGGCGTACGGCACGAGCGGCCCGGCGTCTGGAGCGGCCGCACCGGCCCCCTCCACTGGCGCTGGACCGGCGCCACCGACGCCCGCCCCGGAAGCGACGGCCGCCACACCACGGGGCTGGCGGCGGAGCTGACCGTACCGGCGGGCCGCCACCACGACCTGGTCCTCGAACTCTCCGCGGACCGGCCCGGCGAGGAGCCCGTGGACGCCGACCGGGTCTGGCACGCCACCCGTGACGCCTGGGCCCGCGCCGCCCAGCCGCTGCCCGACTGCCTCGCCCCCGACGACACCCGCCACGCCCACACCGTGCTGCGCGGGCTCACCGGCGCCTCCGGGGGCATGGTCGCCGCGGCCACCACCAGCCTCCCCGAACGCGCCGAGGCCGGCCGCAACTACGACTACCGCTACGTGTGGATGCGCGACCAGTGCTACGCCGGACAGGCCGCCGCCGCGGCCGGCGCACACCGGCTGCTCGACGACGCCGTACGCTTCGTCGCCGCCCGCCTCCACGAGGACGGCCCCCGCCTCGCCCCCGCCTACACCGTCACCGGCGCACCCGTGCCCGACCAGGAGACGCTGCCCCTCCCCGGCTATCCGGGCGGCGGCCACCGGATCGGCAACCACGTCAACCGGCAGTTCCAGCTCGACGCGTTCGGCGAGGCCCTGCTCCTGTTCGCCGCCGCCGCACGGGCCGGCCGGCTCGGACCGGACGGCCGGCGCGCCGCCGACATCGCCGTGGCCGCCGTCGAGGCCCGACACCAGGAGCCCGACGCCGGCATCTGGGAGCTGGACGACCGGGCCTGGACCCACAGCCGCCTCATCTGCGCGGCCGGACTGCGCGCCCTCGCCACGACCGTGAGGGGCCCGCAGGCCGCCTCCTGGGCCGGACTCGCGGACACCCTGACCGCCCGGACCGCCGCCACCAGCACCCATCCCACCGGCCGCTGGCAGCGCGCCCCCGACGACCCCGGGCTCGACGCCGCCCTGCTGCTGCCCGCCGTCCGGGGCGGCATCGGCGCCCGCGACCCGCGAACCGTCCGCACGCTCGACGCCTACCGGGCCGAGCTGACCCACGACTACTACGCGTACCGCTTCCGGCACGACGAACGGCCGCTGGCCGAGGCCGAGGGCGCGTTCCTGCTCTGCGGCCACCTCATGGCCCTGGCCGAGCACCAGCAGGGCAACGAGCGGGAGGCGGTGCGCTGGTTCGAACGCAACCGGGCGGCCTGCGGGCCGCCCGGCCTGTTCACCGAGGAGTACGACATCGGCCGGCGCCAGTTGCGCGGCAACCTCCCCCAGGCATTCGTCCACGCGCTGATGCTCGAAACCTCCGTCCGACTCGCCGCACCGGCCCCCACCGAAGGAGAGACATCGTGA
- a CDS encoding eCIS core domain-containing protein, with amino-acid sequence MTVNAQDHDHEHDHERDHHTPPRDTGDAYERPTPGHLHDATATGPARAETGDAGPDAHHLFRAAATGRADVVGTAGMGALQRTVGNAALAPVIQRARSAAPEEAEEAAAPRSPVHDVVGSGGGTPLDTETRVDMESRMGADFSDVRIHNDGAAHESAKGVGAHAYTVGNDVVFQRDAYDPSSPRGRTTLAHELTHVIQQRSGPVEGTEAPGGIRVSDPSDRFEREAVANADRVLADPAPAATTTPAAAAPAAPAVQRAATEDEDEQPADVQGSFVQRAEEKNPEEEEEAPPA; translated from the coding sequence ATGACGGTGAACGCACAGGACCACGACCACGAGCACGACCACGAACGGGACCACCACACCCCGCCCAGGGACACCGGCGACGCCTACGAGCGCCCGACACCCGGACACCTCCACGACGCGACCGCCACCGGCCCCGCCCGCGCGGAGACCGGCGACGCCGGACCCGACGCGCACCACCTCTTCCGGGCCGCCGCCACCGGCCGCGCCGATGTGGTGGGCACCGCCGGCATGGGCGCCCTCCAGCGCACGGTCGGCAACGCGGCGCTGGCCCCGGTGATCCAGCGCGCCCGGTCGGCCGCGCCGGAGGAGGCCGAGGAGGCCGCCGCGCCGCGCTCGCCCGTGCACGACGTCGTCGGGTCCGGCGGCGGAACCCCGCTGGACACCGAGACACGCGTGGACATGGAGAGCCGGATGGGCGCCGACTTCTCCGACGTACGCATCCACAACGACGGCGCCGCGCACGAATCGGCGAAGGGCGTCGGCGCGCACGCCTACACCGTCGGCAACGACGTCGTCTTCCAGCGCGACGCCTACGACCCGTCGTCGCCCCGGGGCCGGACGACGCTGGCGCACGAGCTGACCCATGTCATCCAGCAGCGCAGCGGACCCGTCGAGGGGACCGAGGCGCCCGGCGGCATCCGGGTCAGCGACCCGTCCGACCGCTTCGAGCGCGAGGCGGTCGCCAACGCCGACCGGGTCCTCGCCGACCCGGCACCGGCCGCCACCACGACCCCAGCCGCCGCCGCACCGGCCGCCCCGGCCGTCCAGCGCGCCGCCACCGAGGACGAGGACGAGCAGCCCGCCGACGTCCAGGGCTCCTTCGTCCAGCGCGCCGAGGAGAAGAACCCGGAGGAGGAAGAGGAGGCCCCACCGGCCTGA